The Paucidesulfovibrio gracilis DSM 16080 genome contains a region encoding:
- a CDS encoding LL-diaminopimelate aminotransferase, with translation MPNFALAERVASLPPYLFAAIDKAKAEVAAQGVDIISLGIGDPDLPTPEFIIDALYEAAKNPANHQYPSYTGMMRFREAVARWYAQRFDVEGLDPATEVITLIGSKEGIGHLPWAFINPGDLALICPPCYPVYATGVKFAGGEVQELPLLEENDYLPDLDGLDEETWNRAKMIFVNYPGNPTAATATTEFYARLVEKAKATNTIVVSDLAYSEIYYDAAQKPPSILAVPGAKDVAIEFHSLSKTYNMTGWRIAMAVGNEQLINGLGKIKENVDSGAFNAVQEAGIAALEQGEPHVEKARAIYKERRDATCAALSAAGIEHRVPEASVFVWARVPGNKTSAEFVTHLLKKTGVVVTPGSGFGECGEGYFRISLTVDTDRLKEAVSRISQL, from the coding sequence ATGCCAAACTTTGCACTTGCCGAGCGAGTCGCCAGTCTGCCTCCCTATCTGTTTGCCGCCATCGACAAGGCCAAGGCCGAAGTCGCGGCACAGGGAGTGGACATCATCTCTCTGGGAATTGGGGATCCGGATCTGCCCACGCCCGAATTCATTATTGACGCCCTGTACGAGGCGGCCAAAAATCCTGCTAACCATCAATACCCATCCTATACGGGCATGATGCGTTTTCGGGAAGCCGTTGCACGGTGGTATGCGCAACGCTTCGACGTGGAAGGACTTGATCCCGCAACCGAGGTCATCACCCTTATCGGATCCAAGGAAGGCATTGGTCACCTGCCATGGGCGTTCATCAATCCCGGGGACTTGGCGCTGATTTGTCCCCCTTGCTACCCTGTGTATGCCACGGGAGTGAAATTTGCCGGGGGCGAGGTGCAGGAACTGCCGCTCCTGGAGGAGAACGACTATCTTCCCGACCTGGACGGCCTTGATGAAGAGACCTGGAACCGGGCCAAGATGATTTTTGTAAACTATCCCGGGAATCCCACGGCGGCCACTGCCACAACGGAATTCTACGCACGATTGGTGGAAAAGGCCAAAGCCACAAACACCATTGTGGTTTCCGATCTGGCATATTCCGAAATTTATTACGATGCTGCTCAAAAGCCGCCGTCCATCCTCGCGGTTCCCGGTGCCAAGGATGTGGCCATCGAATTCCATTCGTTGTCCAAAACGTATAACATGACGGGGTGGCGGATCGCCATGGCCGTGGGCAACGAACAGCTCATCAATGGGCTGGGCAAGATCAAGGAAAACGTTGACTCTGGCGCGTTCAACGCGGTTCAGGAAGCGGGGATCGCCGCCTTGGAGCAGGGCGAACCACATGTGGAGAAAGCGCGGGCCATTTACAAGGAACGCCGGGACGCCACGTGCGCCGCTCTCAGTGCGGCGGGCATTGAGCACCGTGTTCCAGAGGCCTCTGTATTTGTCTGGGCCAGGGTGCCGGGCAACAAGACCTCTGCGGAATTCGTCACGCATCTGCTCAAAAAAACCGGTGTGGTCGTGACGCCCGGAAGCGGTTTTGGCGAATGCGGTGAAGGCTACTTCCGTATTTCCCTTACCGTGGACACGGACAGACTCAAGGAGGCGGTATCTCGTATCTCCCAACTGTAG
- the folK gene encoding 2-amino-4-hydroxy-6-hydroxymethyldihydropteridine diphosphokinase: MSLGTNLGDLEDNLNQALARMEAYGEDITLQAMSSTYFTKPQGPVQEQPWFLNQVAWYRVDSEIWSPEGFLSALMAIEDQMHRERGEPGGPRIIDLDVLLFGDLEQTTGFLDIPHPRMLERAFVLVPLTEIAPNLVLPNGIKAVDALNQLTYELKGGKISQ, encoded by the coding sequence GTGAGCCTGGGGACCAATCTGGGCGACCTGGAGGACAATCTCAATCAGGCGTTGGCTCGTATGGAAGCGTATGGCGAAGACATTACGCTGCAGGCCATGTCTTCGACGTACTTCACCAAGCCGCAAGGACCGGTGCAGGAACAGCCATGGTTCCTGAACCAGGTTGCGTGGTATCGTGTAGATTCGGAAATCTGGTCTCCGGAAGGATTCCTGTCCGCACTCATGGCCATTGAGGATCAAATGCACCGCGAGCGGGGAGAACCGGGCGGACCGCGCATCATTGATCTGGATGTGCTGCTATTCGGCGACCTGGAGCAGACCACGGGCTTCTTGGATATCCCCCATCCTCGGATGCTGGAGCGGGCTTTTGTGCTTGTTCCGCTGACGGAAATTGCACCTAATCTGGTTCTGCCCAATGGAATCAAAGCCGTAGACGCATTGAATCAGCTTACGTATGAACTCAAGGGCGGCAAGATTTCTCAGTAA
- a CDS encoding YHS domain-containing protein: MSRFLFIAIAIGIIYLLLKGDKKKKVERQRKEEERLKASGDLVKDPICGAYVDRNGQIRVRQGDQVHFFCSYECRDKFLKRLEGGESAEEQASADSKSVADDSDASSDASGSKQ; this comes from the coding sequence ATGTCCCGGTTCCTGTTCATCGCTATTGCCATTGGTATCATTTACCTGCTGCTCAAAGGCGATAAAAAGAAGAAAGTGGAACGGCAGCGCAAAGAGGAGGAACGGCTCAAGGCCTCGGGCGATCTTGTCAAGGATCCCATTTGCGGTGCCTATGTGGACAGGAACGGTCAAATCCGCGTACGCCAGGGCGACCAAGTCCATTTTTTTTGTTCATACGAATGCCGGGACAAATTCCTCAAACGCCTTGAAGGGGGCGAATCAGCGGAAGAACAGGCCTCGGCCGATTCAAAATCCGTTGCAGACGATTCTGACGCGTCTTCGGACGCATCCGGTTCGAAACAATAA
- a CDS encoding undecaprenyl-diphosphate phosphatase, giving the protein MDQWIVAAILGVVEGLTEFLPISSTGHLIIAGHVLSFTGLKAETFQIVIQLGAILAVLLLYWSRFIGLLRPTCPEGLSGVRGLWLLFLTSLPASIVGLLAHSYIKEQLFKPVPVALALLVGAVCIFIVEALPRREVVRNLDTITPKIALGIGFCQCLALWPGFSRSASTIMGGMLLGVERKTSAEYSFIAAVPIMFAATGYDFLKNYQLFGPSDLVFLAIGFIVSFLSAWVAIRGFIFLLGRLTLRSFALYRIALACLVLWFFF; this is encoded by the coding sequence TTGGATCAATGGATTGTGGCCGCGATATTGGGTGTTGTGGAAGGGCTGACCGAATTTTTGCCGATCTCCAGCACTGGACATCTCATCATCGCCGGACACGTTCTGTCATTTACCGGGCTAAAGGCCGAAACATTTCAAATCGTAATCCAATTGGGGGCCATACTGGCGGTACTTTTGCTGTATTGGTCTCGGTTCATCGGCCTGCTCCGCCCTACCTGCCCCGAAGGATTGTCCGGCGTACGAGGGCTGTGGCTTTTGTTTCTCACCAGTTTGCCAGCGTCGATCGTTGGGCTTTTGGCACACTCTTACATCAAGGAGCAGCTTTTCAAACCTGTTCCCGTGGCTCTTGCCCTTCTGGTGGGTGCCGTGTGCATTTTCATTGTGGAAGCCTTACCGCGTCGGGAGGTTGTCCGAAACCTTGACACCATTACACCAAAGATTGCTCTTGGGATCGGCTTCTGCCAATGCTTGGCTCTTTGGCCGGGGTTTTCGCGTTCAGCTTCCACGATCATGGGTGGAATGCTCTTGGGAGTGGAACGCAAAACATCGGCGGAATATTCGTTCATTGCTGCGGTTCCGATCATGTTTGCTGCCACTGGGTATGATTTTTTAAAAAATTACCAACTGTTTGGGCCAAGCGATCTCGTCTTCCTGGCAATCGGCTTCATCGTAAGCTTTTTGTCCGCCTGGGTAGCGATTCGAGGTTTTATTTTTCTGTTGGGCCGATTGACGCTCCGTTCGTTCGCCTTGTATCGCATAGCCCTTGCTTGCTTGGTTTTATGGTTTTTTTTCTAA
- the lptF gene encoding LPS export ABC transporter permease LptF: MLKLVHRQILKELLHLFALSLGCLLGIILLGRMLQLRDVLLAQNVGGMDLLTLFFFLVPTILLMIMPIASMLSVFLTFLRMSTDREMVALKASGVSLYRMLPAPLIFALLCSAGALFISHHGISWGMNHFKSTLMNLVSSQTRLALQAGIFNQDLSGLTLYAHKVDEQSGVMEFVFVQDKRQKNITVNIVSERAKVVTDVTQGDLLITFDRGRIYRREGTRLDVLRFGTYVIRLPLAELFGGGYDPGERKASELSVAELRLLQEDPEALERVDTTANKVDVELVKRFALPAGCFVLALFAMPIACAFQGLRQHWGLMLSLGLFIVYYTMFSFGVSLGETGVLDPRIGLWVPNILFLLIFGMGLFLSAEERVPRISLRLPRWRFGGTNS, encoded by the coding sequence TTGCTCAAGCTCGTCCATCGACAGATCCTCAAGGAACTGCTGCACCTCTTTGCCCTTTCGCTGGGCTGCCTGCTGGGTATCATCCTGCTCGGGCGAATGCTCCAGTTGCGCGATGTCCTGCTGGCGCAAAACGTGGGCGGTATGGATCTGCTCACACTGTTTTTTTTCTTGGTCCCCACCATTTTGCTCATGATCATGCCCATTGCGAGCATGCTGTCCGTCTTTTTGACTTTTCTGCGTATGAGTACGGATCGCGAAATGGTCGCTCTCAAGGCCAGTGGTGTGAGCTTATATCGAATGCTTCCCGCCCCCTTGATTTTTGCGCTGCTTTGCAGTGCGGGCGCGCTGTTTATTTCGCACCACGGCATCTCCTGGGGGATGAATCATTTCAAGAGCACCTTGATGAACTTGGTGAGTTCTCAAACCAGGTTGGCTCTCCAAGCCGGGATATTTAACCAGGATCTTTCCGGACTCACACTCTACGCCCATAAGGTGGATGAGCAGTCCGGAGTGATGGAATTCGTGTTCGTACAAGACAAACGACAAAAAAATATCACCGTGAATATTGTCTCGGAGCGGGCCAAGGTGGTCACTGATGTCACGCAGGGAGACCTCCTGATCACTTTTGACCGGGGCCGTATTTATCGTCGAGAAGGAACTCGTCTCGATGTGCTGCGGTTTGGGACGTATGTGATACGTTTACCTCTGGCGGAACTCTTCGGCGGCGGGTACGATCCGGGGGAGCGGAAGGCCAGCGAACTTTCCGTGGCGGAATTACGTTTACTGCAAGAAGATCCTGAGGCCTTGGAACGCGTGGATACCACGGCAAACAAGGTCGATGTGGAGTTGGTAAAACGCTTTGCATTGCCTGCGGGGTGTTTTGTGCTGGCCCTCTTCGCCATGCCCATTGCCTGCGCTTTTCAAGGACTGCGGCAACATTGGGGACTTATGCTCTCATTGGGACTTTTCATTGTTTACTATACGATGTTCTCTTTCGGCGTAAGTCTTGGAGAAACTGGGGTGCTTGATCCTCGCATCGGCCTTTGGGTGCCCAACATACTGTTCTTGTTAATATTTGGAATGGGTCTTTTCCTTTCCGCCGAGGAAAGGGTGCCGAGAATTTCGCTACGGCTTCCGCGTTGGCGTTTCGGGGGAACCAATTCATGA
- a CDS encoding LptF/LptG family permease encodes MIGILRGYLVRQNLFLLGVCLSIGIGVYLLADMFDRLDDFVDAGLGVSTVAAYYGYKLPLIISQILPAVFFLSFIIQLGLLARSREMLALRAGGCSFGRLVRFFFIYAVLLSLVQLSFSQFVGAWGENQSRRIWKEDVRKKQLDELVMRDIWFRSGEFIVHSEEIAPGKMSAKNVTVYEFDLDSRKMIRVLNAERVKVEEFGWRVFYPVILDTQSFSSDTRRSMLLPVMQDVKALAAVNEASGREKLPLLALGKAIKDLEASGSNVERLRTIWHAKISYAFTIACMALMALALNSCTENMYLGVGLGLALIFAQYGLHMVGVAAGQQGVVPPLIGAWVGNAVFGTLSLFRLLYVGSPLVERVVSAPFRYLAPPVRDLE; translated from the coding sequence ATGATCGGAATCCTGCGCGGTTATCTTGTGCGCCAAAACCTTTTTTTGCTTGGAGTGTGCCTGAGCATCGGTATCGGGGTGTATCTCTTAGCGGACATGTTTGATCGCCTGGACGATTTTGTGGACGCCGGTTTAGGCGTCTCCACGGTGGCTGCCTATTACGGATACAAGCTTCCTCTCATCATCTCCCAAATTTTACCCGCAGTCTTTTTTCTTTCCTTTATCATTCAACTTGGCCTGCTGGCCCGCAGTCGGGAGATGCTGGCTTTACGGGCTGGGGGTTGCTCGTTCGGACGACTCGTACGCTTTTTTTTCATCTATGCCGTGCTGTTGAGCCTCGTTCAACTCAGCTTTTCACAATTCGTGGGCGCGTGGGGGGAAAACCAATCCCGACGAATTTGGAAAGAAGACGTGCGGAAAAAGCAATTGGATGAACTGGTCATGCGGGATATCTGGTTCCGTAGTGGAGAGTTCATCGTTCATAGCGAAGAAATCGCTCCAGGAAAGATGTCCGCAAAAAACGTCACCGTCTATGAGTTTGACCTGGATAGTCGCAAGATGATCCGCGTGCTCAATGCGGAGCGGGTCAAGGTCGAAGAATTCGGATGGCGTGTCTTTTATCCTGTGATCCTGGACACACAAAGTTTTTCGTCGGATACAAGACGAAGTATGCTTTTGCCCGTGATGCAGGACGTTAAGGCGCTTGCTGCGGTCAATGAAGCTTCGGGACGTGAGAAATTGCCTTTGCTCGCTCTAGGGAAAGCCATCAAGGATCTTGAGGCTTCCGGGTCAAATGTAGAGCGGCTGCGCACCATTTGGCACGCCAAAATATCCTATGCGTTTACTATCGCCTGTATGGCACTTATGGCCCTGGCCCTAAATTCCTGCACGGAAAATATGTATTTGGGGGTCGGCTTGGGATTAGCCCTTATTTTCGCGCAATACGGCCTGCACATGGTGGGGGTGGCCGCAGGGCAGCAAGGCGTAGTACCCCCGCTCATCGGTGCATGGGTCGGCAATGCGGTCTTTGGAACGCTTTCCCTTTTTCGGCTTCTTTACGTTGGATCCCCTTTGGTGGAGCGTGTGGTAAGTGCTCCATTTCGGTATCTGGCACCACCGGTCAGGGATTTGGAATAA
- the yihA gene encoding ribosome biogenesis GTP-binding protein YihA/YsxC — MNHSLELVKTIFEINQLEPMEAPQVALAGRSNVGKSSLVNCLAGRKALARISSTPGKTRSLNFYLVHPEQFYLVDLPGYGYARTSKTERAKWGRLIESYIRDSQHLCAVAVLLDGRLPPQKIDLELIAYLKAASIRLIPVLTKVDKCKQKDLAKRGNEWKELLGSNIPVHFSSKTGRGREKLWNRLVEAVIPNP, encoded by the coding sequence ATGAACCATTCTTTGGAACTCGTAAAAACAATTTTTGAAATAAATCAACTGGAACCGATGGAAGCACCGCAAGTTGCGCTGGCTGGTCGGTCAAATGTTGGCAAATCTTCGCTCGTCAACTGCCTTGCCGGAAGAAAAGCCCTCGCACGCATCAGCTCCACACCGGGAAAGACCCGAAGCCTGAATTTTTATCTGGTCCACCCGGAACAGTTCTATTTGGTTGATTTGCCCGGATACGGATACGCAAGAACGTCCAAAACAGAACGTGCCAAGTGGGGACGGCTCATCGAAAGCTATATTCGCGACTCGCAACATCTGTGTGCCGTTGCCGTGTTGCTGGATGGACGATTGCCACCACAAAAAATTGATTTGGAACTCATCGCCTACCTCAAGGCAGCATCCATTCGGCTGATTCCTGTTCTGACCAAGGTCGATAAATGCAAACAAAAAGATTTGGCCAAACGCGGCAATGAATGGAAAGAGCTGCTTGGTTCGAATATCCCGGTTCATTTTTCCAGCAAAACGGGACGGGGGCGGGAAAAACTCTGGAATCGGCTTGTGGAAGCCGTTATTCCAAATCCCTGA
- a CDS encoding type II 3-dehydroquinate dehydratase codes for MQHYTMLVLNGPNLGHLGERQPEIYGSQGMDAVPNLVKDLLGANADRVGLEFDQHNSEGALIDRLELARAQGVDGVVFNAGAYTHTSLAIADCLAWIQIPCVEVHLSNIWARTDQPLRQQSLLGRQAVGVIAGFGILGYAMAVAALVQRLDKA; via the coding sequence ATGCAACACTATACTATGTTGGTTCTCAATGGACCGAATTTGGGACACTTGGGGGAGCGGCAACCCGAAATATACGGATCGCAAGGCATGGATGCTGTCCCCAACCTTGTGAAGGATCTCTTGGGAGCAAACGCCGACAGAGTTGGGTTGGAATTTGATCAGCATAACTCCGAGGGAGCCCTCATTGACCGTTTGGAGTTAGCTCGCGCTCAAGGAGTGGACGGCGTCGTCTTCAATGCTGGTGCCTACACCCATACCAGCTTGGCGATTGCGGATTGCCTTGCCTGGATTCAAATCCCTTGCGTGGAGGTCCATTTATCCAATATCTGGGCCAGAACCGATCAGCCCCTGCGACAACAAAGCCTGTTGGGAAGGCAGGCCGTGGGAGTTATTGCCGGATTTGGCATTCTCGGTTATGCCATGGCTGTCGCGGCGCTGGTCCAACGATTGGACAAGGCATGA
- the efp gene encoding elongation factor P, producing MYSTKDFRVGLKIEIDGKPFEIVEFQHFKPGKGGAMVRTKLRQMITGQMLDNTFRSGEKVAKPDLVSQDMQYLYKDGEDFVFMDLESYEQMNVQAEALGDEGGFIKEGDTVKTLLYQGRLIGVELPASVVLTVAETEPGIQGDRVSGATKPAILETGKKINVPLFINTGDSIKVDTRSSEYIGRE from the coding sequence ATGTATTCCACTAAGGACTTTCGCGTCGGCCTGAAAATTGAAATTGACGGCAAGCCCTTTGAAATTGTTGAGTTTCAGCACTTCAAGCCCGGCAAAGGCGGCGCTATGGTCCGCACCAAACTCCGTCAGATGATTACGGGCCAGATGCTGGACAATACGTTCCGTTCCGGTGAAAAAGTCGCCAAGCCTGATCTGGTTTCTCAGGATATGCAATATCTTTATAAGGATGGTGAGGATTTTGTATTCATGGACCTGGAGTCCTATGAACAAATGAACGTGCAGGCTGAAGCCCTGGGCGATGAAGGCGGGTTCATCAAGGAAGGGGATACCGTCAAGACGTTGTTGTACCAAGGTCGGCTCATCGGCGTGGAATTGCCTGCTTCCGTGGTGCTCACCGTGGCTGAAACCGAGCCAGGCATCCAGGGAGACCGCGTCAGCGGTGCCACAAAGCCAGCCATCCTTGAAACGGGAAAAAAGATCAATGTTCCCCTGTTCATCAATACGGGTGATTCCATCAAGGTGGACACCCGGAGCAGCGAATACATTGGTCGAGAATAG
- a CDS encoding DNA translocase FtsK — protein MAKKSAKKTTKTPAAEEAKNLTPELAGLAFIFLAAFLFLSVFSFDSADPTFNQSVAVPTINNLAGAVGAYASGLLVNFFGLGATLWPVLFLYLGLSRFVRRIRLTPRQWSGTLLLFVLLTAWMQHPWLAPDPEHSYAIISGGWLGRGLNALVVPYCRSWGSFLIWLFLTLVGAHLLIGFSWRRIGKRVTTALNNIWQAWHEQHRKAAARRKFVREERQRAPKKQGNDVAFPEPPQPVREDLVLEPFQERPAPQSSKAGTKGNRSSHSRQRGTLPATTLLSEPNAKQPKESPQELAAQADRLQACLSDFGVQGEIQKVVPGPVVTMFEFKPAPGVKVSRIAALSDDIALALKAMSVRIEAPIPGKDSVGVEIPNTMRQTVFLREMLESRSFTQGRSLLSLALGKDIHGRPTVADLTRMPHLLVAGATGKGKSVFLNGILLSMLYKADPQRLKLLLVDPKRIELAVYADLPHLVHPVVTDMALAKNALEWAVQEMDRRYENMARVGVRNIESYNQCLARQGDDLPPEQQDLEPMPFLVIIIDELADLMLTAAKEVETSIVRLAQLARAAGIHLILATQRPSVDVVTGLIKANFPTRISFQVSSRHDSRTILDAVGAERLLGLGDMLFKPSGAGMQRLHAAYVDDAEIVSVVAHWKKQCEQRFDLDFTEWQSSENGSGGNNTGTNDDPVYDEAVEFVLSQGKASISLIQRRFRIGFNRAARFIEQMEQDGLLGPQEGSKPRTVIRAK, from the coding sequence TTGGCCAAAAAATCCGCGAAAAAGACGACCAAAACTCCGGCTGCGGAAGAAGCCAAAAACCTTACGCCAGAACTGGCTGGGCTGGCCTTCATCTTTTTGGCGGCCTTTCTTTTTCTCAGCGTCTTTTCTTTTGATTCTGCCGACCCGACATTCAATCAGTCCGTAGCCGTTCCAACCATCAACAACCTCGCAGGTGCGGTCGGTGCCTATGCTTCAGGGTTGCTGGTCAATTTTTTTGGCCTTGGTGCGACTCTGTGGCCCGTGCTGTTCCTGTATCTTGGGTTGTCCCGCTTTGTCCGCCGAATTCGACTCACGCCTCGGCAATGGTCAGGCACGCTGCTTTTGTTTGTTCTACTCACGGCTTGGATGCAACATCCGTGGTTGGCACCGGATCCGGAACATTCCTATGCCATCATAAGCGGAGGCTGGCTGGGGAGGGGGCTTAATGCCTTGGTCGTCCCCTATTGCCGAAGCTGGGGCAGTTTCTTGATTTGGCTGTTTCTCACGTTGGTAGGCGCTCATTTGCTGATCGGCTTCAGTTGGCGGAGGATAGGAAAACGCGTCACGACAGCCCTGAACAACATTTGGCAGGCATGGCATGAGCAACATCGTAAAGCTGCTGCGCGTCGGAAATTTGTGCGTGAAGAAAGACAGCGCGCCCCCAAAAAGCAAGGGAACGACGTGGCGTTTCCAGAGCCGCCCCAACCGGTGCGTGAAGACTTGGTGCTGGAGCCGTTCCAGGAACGGCCCGCTCCCCAATCGTCAAAAGCAGGCACCAAAGGAAACCGATCTTCCCACTCACGACAACGCGGAACTCTTCCGGCAACGACGCTCCTCAGTGAGCCGAACGCCAAGCAGCCCAAGGAATCTCCACAGGAGTTGGCGGCCCAGGCCGACCGCTTGCAAGCCTGCCTCTCCGATTTCGGTGTTCAAGGTGAAATTCAGAAGGTAGTCCCCGGTCCTGTCGTGACGATGTTTGAGTTCAAGCCGGCCCCCGGTGTGAAGGTCAGCCGCATCGCCGCACTTTCTGACGACATCGCCCTGGCGCTCAAGGCCATGTCCGTCCGTATCGAGGCTCCTATCCCGGGAAAAGACAGCGTGGGCGTGGAAATTCCAAACACCATGCGTCAAACAGTTTTCCTGCGCGAAATGCTTGAATCACGTTCGTTCACACAAGGCCGGTCCCTGCTAAGCCTTGCTCTGGGAAAAGATATCCATGGACGGCCCACAGTGGCGGACTTGACCCGCATGCCGCACCTTCTCGTCGCGGGAGCCACAGGAAAAGGAAAGAGCGTCTTTCTCAACGGGATTTTGTTAAGCATGCTCTACAAAGCCGACCCGCAGCGGCTCAAGCTGCTGTTGGTGGATCCCAAAAGAATTGAACTGGCTGTCTACGCAGACTTGCCTCACTTGGTGCATCCTGTGGTGACAGACATGGCCCTGGCGAAAAATGCGCTGGAATGGGCAGTCCAGGAGATGGATCGGCGGTACGAAAATATGGCCCGCGTCGGTGTCCGCAATATCGAATCCTACAATCAGTGCCTTGCCAGACAAGGGGACGACCTGCCACCGGAACAGCAGGATCTGGAACCCATGCCGTTTCTCGTCATCATCATTGATGAGTTGGCGGACCTGATGCTTACCGCAGCAAAGGAAGTGGAAACGTCCATCGTCCGACTGGCGCAGCTGGCCCGAGCCGCGGGAATTCATCTGATTCTCGCCACACAGCGTCCCAGTGTTGATGTGGTGACCGGATTGATCAAAGCCAACTTTCCGACCAGAATTTCCTTCCAGGTATCCTCTCGTCATGACTCCCGCACCATTCTGGACGCCGTCGGCGCAGAACGTCTGCTGGGATTGGGAGATATGCTGTTTAAACCCAGCGGCGCGGGGATGCAGCGCTTGCACGCCGCGTATGTAGACGATGCGGAGATCGTTTCCGTGGTTGCGCATTGGAAAAAACAATGTGAACAGCGTTTTGATTTGGATTTTACCGAATGGCAGTCTTCGGAGAACGGCTCGGGCGGCAACAACACCGGAACCAATGACGACCCGGTATATGATGAGGCTGTAGAATTTGTCCTTAGCCAAGGCAAGGCTTCCATCTCCTTGATTCAACGTCGGTTCCGCATCGGATTCAACCGGGCCGCCAGATTTATAGAGCAAATGGAACAAGACGGGCTGCTTGGGCCGCAGGAAGGCAGTAAGCCCAGAACCGTAATCCGTGCCAAATAG
- a CDS encoding LolA family protein produces MRFIQWLTIFFLIFMLQLPAGAEDTTEVADKIQQRYETIQSFEADFTQRLTRAAIGTTTETKGRIWFQRPALVRWETREPEEAMETIVVTEDAVWDYLHELNTVNQMPVEQLLNSRTLMRFLTGSANLVEDFRVEGVWDGQEKLAEHWADSGLMLFRLVPHEPEPGMLFAYIGVEPETFILRRIMTVDFQGNGNEIHLENLTVDVDLDANLFTFTPPEGAVVNESMQ; encoded by the coding sequence ATGCGCTTTATTCAATGGTTGACGATTTTTTTTCTGATTTTCATGTTGCAGTTGCCCGCCGGGGCGGAAGACACCACTGAAGTCGCCGACAAAATTCAGCAACGGTATGAAACGATTCAATCCTTTGAGGCCGATTTTACCCAACGCCTTACACGCGCCGCCATAGGCACAACCACCGAAACCAAAGGACGTATTTGGTTTCAGCGGCCAGCACTGGTCCGGTGGGAAACGCGTGAACCCGAAGAGGCCATGGAAACCATCGTGGTCACAGAGGATGCCGTATGGGACTATCTGCACGAGCTGAACACGGTCAACCAAATGCCGGTTGAGCAATTGCTAAATTCCCGTACGTTGATGCGGTTTTTGACGGGCAGCGCCAATCTCGTGGAGGATTTCCGTGTTGAAGGCGTCTGGGATGGACAAGAAAAACTTGCCGAACATTGGGCCGACTCCGGGTTGATGCTTTTTCGATTGGTTCCGCATGAGCCTGAACCCGGTATGCTCTTCGCTTATATTGGAGTGGAGCCGGAAACCTTTATTCTCCGTCGAATCATGACCGTGGATTTTCAGGGCAACGGAAATGAAATCCACCTTGAAAATCTAACCGTTGATGTGGACCTGGATGCAAACTTGTTCACGTTCACACCGCCAGAGGGAGCCGTTGTCAACGAAAGCATGCAATAA
- a CDS encoding pseudouridine synthase: protein MNDNKPIRLNKFLSQCGIASRRGADALIESGKVRVNGTPAQPGQKIMMDLDKVTVDGKPVHPRQEQVTLILHKPVRVVTTLHDPQQRTTVLDLLPAYLRQVRPVPVGRLDFFSEGLLLMTTDGELCNRLTHPRHHLAKHYDVTIRGAVSEAALQTMRQGMRLSEGEMLAPVGVKAKPLPHGDTRLELRLSQGVNRQIRRMCRDLDLTLLRLRRVAQGPIHLGSLDVGKWRELSSQELAKLRAAVAL, encoded by the coding sequence ATGAACGACAACAAACCGATACGACTGAATAAGTTTCTTTCGCAATGTGGCATTGCCTCCCGGCGTGGGGCCGATGCGCTCATTGAGTCCGGCAAGGTACGGGTGAATGGCACCCCTGCACAGCCCGGGCAAAAAATCATGATGGACCTGGACAAGGTCACGGTAGACGGCAAGCCCGTTCACCCCCGGCAAGAACAGGTTACTTTGATTTTGCATAAGCCTGTGCGGGTGGTCACCACATTGCACGATCCGCAACAACGGACCACGGTACTTGATTTACTTCCTGCATATTTACGGCAGGTTCGGCCTGTTCCGGTCGGGCGTTTGGATTTCTTTTCCGAGGGGCTGCTGCTGATGACGACGGATGGCGAACTCTGCAACCGATTGACCCATCCGCGGCATCATTTGGCCAAGCATTACGACGTTACGATTCGTGGCGCTGTTTCGGAAGCTGCATTGCAGACCATGCGGCAGGGAATGCGCCTTTCTGAGGGAGAAATGCTGGCCCCTGTCGGCGTAAAGGCCAAACCTTTACCACACGGGGATACCCGGCTTGAGTTACGATTGTCCCAAGGTGTCAACCGTCAGATTCGGCGGATGTGCCGCGATCTTGACCTCACGCTACTTCGGCTTCGACGGGTGGCCCAAGGACCAATTCATTTAGGATCACTTGACGTTGGGAAATGGCGGGAACTGTCTTCGCAGGAACTTGCCAAGCTTCGGGCCGCTGTTGCGCTTTGA